The Melospiza georgiana isolate bMelGeo1 chromosome 1, bMelGeo1.pri, whole genome shotgun sequence genome contains the following window.
TAGTCATGCCAGATACTGCATGAAAGCTtaagctaggaaaaaaaaaaaaaaaaaaggaaccaaGTTATATACTGCAACAAAAAACATCTATTTTGTTCATTGGGAAACACACCATAAACTAGTAGTGGACGCTGATAGTAGAATGGTCTATTTTCACTCTGTTAAAGACAAAACCTGAATATTAACTTGTCTGAACATTTTTATAGGAAAAGATAccaatatacatatatataataaaaatattaataatttacaGATTTTGTATCCTGTTTCTCCATTCTGCCAATGCTAGCTGAGCACAGAATTTTCTGATTCAAATTAAGATTTTTCCCCTGCCTGTCTCCCTCAGGTGGAATAGTCTGCTCATTGTCTTGGCATTTCAAGGCTACACTTTCTCTTCATACAACATTTGAGTGCACAGTCATCTGCTGCTGCTACATAAAGGCCATGGGGCACCCAcctcacagtgctgctgttccaCAATGCTGGAACAGAATCCCATCCAAGCTCCCTTGGGATAACAGCAGATACTGGGACAAAGTGAGACCTGTCTCTGCTTTTGCTTACCTtgagcagctgcaaaaatacCCCATTGCCATCTGCAGGTAACAGTGGTCTGTGAAAGGctaaaggttaaaaaaaaaactgtccATAAAGGCTTTGCAGTGCTGCTTTGGAAATGAGACATTCCATTGTCTTCTTTCACAAAGCTTGGAATGAGCTTTAAaattcacagcagcagaatggGAATAAGTAATTCAACGTGAGCCAATATCTTCCCACTTTCTTTACAAGTACAAGGACTTGTGCAGAAGTTATCTAAGATTCATTTGAAGTCCCTAACTAGTAAATAAAGTGTGAAATCTCTCTCTCCAGCCATTGTATCATTTTTGGAATTTACTTCCATGGATCATAAGACAGGGCTTGTAGcagccaagcccagcaggaCTGTATGACTTAtttcaaaagcagcatttaCTGTGGTGACTGGAACACTTTAGGTCTCCCACAAAGCCTCTAGAAGAGAATATGTCTATTTGTATTTCCACTGTTTGCTGCACTTTGGTTTAACATTATGGAGGTGAAATGATCTGTTGCTTTTTCTAACACTGCTTAAACATGGGAGTCACGGAATACAGCACACCTTGAAGTATGAGCATAGAGACTGCACTCATGGATTCTTGAAATTAACCATCTATCTAGGATCTCAGGGCAAGTTTATTGGATAaaagatggagaagaaaaaacagatCAATTCTCTATAATCttctgcagaagagaaggaaattctCATTGTCCACTGTGAACTTTGGTGGAAAAGACTATGAACAAACAAATCAATATCCTTGCACTAAATACAGCCCTAAGAAAATGTAGGATGGGACAACACAAGATGAAAGccaggtcttttttttttttaaagattacaGAACAGAAAATACTGGTGATGAGAGACCCCACCTCAGACCCTATAGAAAGGGCAGTGACAATCATGGAAGtgatatttactttttttctttcctagcaGTAGTTGAAACATGGATGTGTATAATCACAGCTCTACCTACAAAAACAAGGCACAGTACCTAAGGGTTGCTATGAGGAAGTTAACTCTATCCCAGACCCAGCAAACCACTTGTGGTAAGCAGGCAGAATGATTTCTCTTGGCTTGTTAAGCACCCTTGCAATTAAGACAGGAAATTAAGCCTAAGTTTAAAGTTaagttttttaataaaacagctAATTCAAAGTACCTGATCATCTGTTATTGGAATAGcaacaaaataatttggagACTCTCTCGGACGTTTCTTAGACTGTTCTCGTGCTAGGTCTTCCTTCTGGTCTTCTACAATCCCCCTGGGCCCTTCTTGGATATTACCTTGCTCCTGTCTCATCACAGTATGTCTTTGGTCTTCCTTTTGCAGAAGCTGGTCTGCTTTTAGCTGTTCCTGCTCTTGGCTCTGGTCCCGCAGCTGTTCCTCTGTCACCATCCCATTCAGGTCTGCTTTGTCTCCAGCCTGCATGTCATGCACCTTCACCACTTCTGCTCTTTCCTCTTGGCACTGGTCCTGCTGGGGTTTTTCCACTTCTCCTTGATCCTGTTTTTGGCTCAGAAGCCCCTGTGGCACCAGCTCCACCACAGCAAGCTCCCTCTCACCTTCAGATCTTGTCATCATCCCTCCCTGATTTTTTGGGAGGGTCCACTGTTCTCCATTATCTAACACTTCCTCACCTTGGTTCTGGAGGAAGGTTACCTCTTCTGGGTCACAGCCCAACTGCAGCTGCACAGTGACCTTGATGCCAGCAGTGCCTTGTCCCCACTCCTGGGGCTGTAGCTGTACAGTTACTTGTGGGAGAGATggccctgggccctgctgctggagctgcacctGCACAGTCACTGATGGGGCTTCCCATCCTGGGTTTGGCCTCTGAGGCTGCACCTGCACTGTCACCTCCGGGCAGTCCCACCCCTGGCTCATGTTCTGGGGCTGCACCTTGACAGTCACTTTTGGGAGCTCCCAGCCTGATTCTGTTGGTTGTGGTCCCATGTCTGGGGCCGTGCCTCCttgccctggctgcctctgtggGTGCACATGGATATCATTCCCTCCTTGAGGCTCTTGAGCAGAGGGCAGTAGCTGCACTGCTGAGGAATGGTCTTCTTGCTCCTGCTGTACTGGTGAGATTTGCTGAGTTCCTTCTGGGCTTTCATCCACCTGAATGGGTTCCTGAACCACTTCTTGAGGCTGAGCTCCCTCTGGACTCCCATCTACCTGAACCATCTCGTGatgccagctcctgcacagTTCCCGTTTTATCACCTTCATCCTATAACACCAAAGATTTCTTCTCCTAGGCTGGGGGTTCTCCAagatcctcctcctctttctttggGGTTTGAAGTACTTTTTTAAAGGaactgggggaaaagaaaagaaaagagcctaacagttattttttaaaaagtatttctcGCAATAGTCGAGTCTGGGTTCAGTTCTGCAATTGGACTCACTATGGGGGAGCTTTAACCCGGTCAAACAGCCCAGTCTAAAAACCTCTGGAGAGCCTGACAGAAGATTGAACTGCTGCTTCTAGTCACTGTACTGTGGTCTTGacttctgctcctgccctgatTAGGTCTCCCATGCTTTAAAGCATGAGAACACCATTTCACAGCATGCAGCGCCACAGAGACAGAGGCCTTATCAAAGGACTGCAGGTGTGTTGCCTAGAGGTGGTTACTCACAGAGACTGAGAATAGCCTGAGCCAGACTCAGAGGCTGAATTCATACAGAAACCAGATTGCCTGTGAAGCTCTGGTCTCCTCTAACTGCAGCATGTTGCCATCTAATCAGACCTGCACACAcgacttttttctttcctgtggaTACATTACAGTTTTTTTCTACAGCAAACTGCTGCCACGTCCTCATTTGTCTTAATGCCTCCCATTCACCCTGTGtcattcccttttcctcttctgtgaAGCTGCAAAGGAAGATGCTTTTCCCACCCATACTGTTAAGATAAAAGTAGTGAAGGCACTGAAAGAgcaaaaggaatttttcttcctcctcaatTCAGAGGTTAATTCCACAGAAGCCCCAAAAACCAAGAATATTTCCTAATTGGGCAATGCAGCTCAATTGCACTCAACAGAAACAGCACTTGCTAAAGAAAATATCTAAGCAAATAAATTCTACAGACCAAACAGGATTCATCTgtatgagaaaaatatttcacaccACAGGTTACAACTGGCCTTGACTAAGTCCTTCCAAGTCATGGCAAcactgagggttttttccccctgaagcTATAAGAGGTAGTCAGATATTTTTTATAAATCTGCTCTCCAAGACAACCAAAATGTTTGTTCAAATTTCACAGGAAAACTTGATCCCTTTCCACCTCCACAAAACCCACAACCATGAAAAAAGTCAAAACTAAATagaaaaagtgtaaaaaaaTTGACACACAACCTACATGCTTTAATGTTGGGCAATCCAAGGCAGAGGTAGTAGTTTTctccttattaaaaaaacaaaaacaacccccacccaaaaaaccccttATTTTTGTAGTGGGCTAAAGATGAAAAGCTTAAGAAACTCATATTGAATTCATATGAAGGCTATTATATGGTCTTTCCAGAATTCAGATGTTGGAGCTTTATTCCATAGAGTGGACTAGTTTTTAAAAGGATATTTGAATGTTTGTATATATTTCACATGTAATTTCACTCATCAGATAGCTACATTACTTATATTCTACTATGCTTTAAGAATTTTTCTGACTGTATATCAAATCTAAAGACTTAAAGAAACTACTAAAGATTTTTTAGATGTGAGAGGCAAAGTGCTaattgttatgaacaaaaactcggttaatattttttttatgagaaaaagtttcaaaaaggcagccagaccactggctctgcccaagttctgtgtgttttgttattgtaatcacgggtcgttgtcgttaatggttgtttttgtattagtaaaagccctggccggggcgaggtaatggcccttctcctgggtggggaccttgcccgaggctaagttgtacctttcccagaatagtgaagacacctgagaaggtggggggggttatgcaaagtgactcgcaagaccagaatgctttgtgagacccccatctccaaactcatggagaaaccccaaaaacaacgagccacctaagagttgagagactagagtgatgtctggacgtgaggaaccgagtgctgagcctgcagagacgcggaacaccttcggaccctctcgccctgaccacgggagttgaccccggagctgagaccaggccgactgagtgggagaaactaacatctgacaccatcttatgggatcaggagacccaaaaaggctcccaagaggatctgatccccagctctgcccctggtggacaaagctgcgcatatcctcctcctctgagtcgccctgggagacgacggacgctgcagacccgtcgagccgcccgatcctgagctgatcactttttaataaaggcattacacaggagaagaagtctcctggccctgtttatttcactaATGAAAGTAGACAAATCTTATCTCTCTGGAGGCAAAGCACTGTGGACATAAACTAGCTGTAAAATCAGCTGTTACCCATGATATTTGGGCCTGGACTCCAAAAGAAGATTTTGTCCTCTGGAAGAGTGTTTAGTGAGGGATATGAAGAATCCCTGATCAACTCAATGATCCTTAATAAAGACACTATCTAACATAGTACTGATTTCATCCTGAAGCAGCACAAAACTTACTTTCAAACATTTCACTGACAGTTTTGACAAAAACAAGCTCTGCCCTTGTTTTCATGTCTTCAATGTCCAAGTGAGGAACTAGAAGAAAAGAACAATATTGAAGTCTCCCAGAGAAGCCTTTTCACCCATGTAACTGCTGTAAAACACTTGTTCATTTTTTAGGTACTTCTaatggcacagcagctcctgagacACCATTAAACTCCTCTGCCTTCCTCACAGTCATGGTACTTGAGAAAGAAAGCCTTTGTTCTCCTCTCTCAGAAGCCATTATGTAAATTAAGCCTCAAACCAGTGCAAGCCTTGGTAAGTACCTGTAAGAATAGTTCAGTCAGCTTCAGAGAATGCAGCATCTAAATTCTCTGTAAACAAGTATTTAGATGCACGTAGGTGAGTCAAAGTTTAATGCACCTACAGTGACAGGATTTATGCCACTGAAACATCATAAACCCCACTGAAATCTTTGTTTTACTAGCAGTGTGCAGCTGAGGCATaacagaagttaaaaaaaaagccctctCTTGCACTCAGCCTAAGCTTCTCCATGAAAAATCATTAAAACAGGTAAAAACTTGTAACAAGATGCCCTGGTGGTGGACATTTGTTGTTGGCTTTGTTAGGCTTCCTCCCCTTAAGTAACACTTATAACCATATTGTCTCTCTCACATTTGTGCCTGCACAGTAACCTTCAGTAGGGATTTCACAGACTGTCATCAACTTAGCAAAGACAATGCAACAGCTCAGGTTGAATATAGAGGAATCACATAGAAAGCAGCCACAGTGTCTTTCACAAGACTATTTTTATGGTTTCCAACATGTAGCATCAAGGCAGTCGCATCAATATTACACAGTTCCTTCCCTACACTCTTATTTTGCTCTTCAGCCTGTATTGCTTCATATGTGCACATCTCC
Protein-coding sequences here:
- the LOC131089999 gene encoding zinc finger protein 853-like isoform X1, translated to MKVIKRELCRSWHHEMVQVDGSPEGAQPQEVVQEPIQVDESPEGTQQISPVQQEQEDHSSAVQLLPSAQEPQGGNDIHVHPQRQPGQGGTAPDMGPQPTESGWELPKVTVKVQPQNMSQGWDCPEVTVQVQPQRPNPGWEAPSVTVQVQLQQQGPGPSLPQVTVQLQPQEWGQGTAGIKVTVQLQLGCDPEEVTFLQNQGEEVLDNGEQWTLPKNQGGMMTRSEGERELAVVELVPQGLLSQKQDQGEVEKPQQDQCQEERAEVVKVHDMQAGDKADLNGMVTEEQLRDQSQEQEQLKADQLLQKEDQRHTVMRQEQGNIQEGPRGIVEDQKEDLAREQSKKRPRESPNYFVAIPITDDQILDRIEDVQELIFSKEPDLSRALLPVQTMHLTIIVAHLGTEEEVKKAVLALKQSKTKVEDILQGKDLNLTFHGIGEFNNQVLYVKMLEEGQKMLSRIAEAVEECFIEMNLDISGSKDFKPHLTFLKLSKASRLRRRSPRCTKLLAPSVCSTEYLVMRGNKADSRGWCLQRENIYQLMLQTAAAASSDSPAPTQRPCLNRFNMQQEGHLHP
- the LOC131089999 gene encoding zinc finger protein 853-like isoform X2 is translated as MKVIKRELCRSWHHEMVQVDGSPEGAQPQEVVQEPIQVDESPEGTQQISPVQQEQEDHSSAVQLLPSAQEPQGGNDIHVHPQRQPGQGGTAPDMGPQPTESGWELPKVTVKVQPQNMSQGWDCPEVTVQVQPQRPNPGWEAPSVTVQVQLQQQGPGPSLPQVTVQLQPQEWGQGTAGIKVTVQLQLGCDPEEVTFLQNQGEEVLDNGEQWTLPKNQGGMMTRSEGERELAVVELVPQGLLSQKQDQGEVEKPQQDQCQEERAEVVKVHDMQAGDKADLNGMVTEEQLRDQSQEQEQLKADQLLQKEDQRHTVMRQEQGNIQEGPRGIVEDQKEDLAREQSKKRPRESPNYFVAIPITDDQILDRIEDVQELIFSKEPDLSRALLPVQTMHLTIIVAHLGTEEEVKKAVLALKQSKTKVEDILQGKDLNLTFHGIGEFNNQVLYVKMLEEGQKMLSRIAEAVEECFIEMNLDISGSKDFKPHLTFLKLSKASRLRRRSTLQMTEEIFTENILKSMFPPLRIKETPVTSS